Sequence from the Priestia megaterium genome:
GCGATTTGTTGAGTTTACGCCTGAAGAACTTCAGCAGTACCGCGCTGAACAACCGAATACTGGCAACTTACTAACTAGTCCGAATGCACCTGAATTTATTGCTATTGCCAGCGGTAAAGGAGGCGTTGGTAAATCAACAGTCTCTGTTAACTTGGCCGTTTCTCTAGCTCGTTTAGGAAAGAAAGTTGGTTTAATTGATGCTGACATTTATGGATTCAGCGTCCCAGATATGATGGGAATTACACAACGTCCTGTAGTAGAAGGTGAAAAGATTATTCCAGTTGACCGTTTCGGAGTAAAAGTTATTTCGATGGGCTTCTTTGTAGAAGATAATTCACCCGTTATCTGGCGAGGACCTATGCTTGGGAAAATGTTGACGAGCTTTTTTACAGAAGTTGAATGGGGAGAATTAGATTATCTTTTACTAGACTTACCTCCCGGAACAGGTGATGTCGCATTAGACGTTCACTCCATGCTTCCTGCTTGTAAAGAAGTCATTATTACGACACCACATCCTACAGCAGCATTTGTTGCAGCTAGAGCGGGTGCTATGGCTTTGAAAACTGATCATGAGGTAATTGGAGTTGTAGAAAATATGGCCTACTTTGAAAGCCAGCTAACAGGGGAAAAAGAGTATGTATTTGGTAAAGGCGGAGGTCCAAAACTTGCTGAGGAACTTCAGACAGAGCTTTTAGGACAGCTTCCGTTAAGTCAGCCCGACTGGAATGAAGAAGATTTTGCACCTTCCATTTACGACGAATCGCATCGTTTAGGTCAAATATATGGAGAGATTGCAAGCAAGATTGCATTTATTTGCGAAAATGAAAAAGCAGCAACAGGAAAATAACAAAAAGCACGCGCTGTTCGAGCGCGTGCTTTTTGCTATTATACAGAGAGTTCAATCTGCGCCTTTTTTAAATCAAATGCAAGGTTTTGTTTTAAGAGAGCTAAAAATGTTTTTCCGGCTGTACTTACGGTGTGAGACTGGTGCTTTAAAATGCCGATTGCAGGCCCCTCATGCAAGTCATGAATCGTTTTAACCACCACTTGATCTGGCGGAAGAGTTGCGCTTATTTGTGGAACAACGGCTATTCCTAAGTTTTCTTTTACAAAATGCTGAAGTGTGCTAATAGTGCCTAACTGGACTTTAGCAGGCAGCTGGCCTGTTCGTTCAAAGATTAGCTGCTCAATTTTCTTTTGAACGGAAGATTGCCCAGCTGTAATCAGCGTTTCGTGTATTAAATCTTTTGCAAAGATTGTTTTTCTTTTTGTTAGAGCATGATTGAATGGTAGTAGCAGCACAAGTTTTTCCGTTAGTAATGCCTCAAATTCTATATCTCTGAACGATTCTGAGACAGTGCCAATCGCGAAATCAATTTCTTGATTGCGTATATGTTGATGAAGATGCTTTTCGTCTGCAACGAGTAAGCTAATTTCTGTGTTGGGATATCTTTTTTTAAATAATGAGAGAATGGAAGGCAGTCGACTGCTTGCTGTAGGCTCTGCAGCACCTATACGAATAGTGCCAGCTTCGCCTGTTGAATAATCCTTTAAGGTGTTATTTAGATATTCATATTCCTTTAGTAAAATATTTGCCCGTTCGTAAAAGATTTTACCTGCTTCAGTAAGTTTAATGCTTTTTCCTCGTTCTAAAAGCTTAAATCCTAGTTCGGATTCTAACTTTTGAATGTGCAGTGTAATGGTAGGCTGAGAGTACTTTAAATATTCAGCGGCTAATTGAAAGCTTCCTAAACGAACAATGGTTTGAAACGTTTTAATAACGCGAAATTCCATCGAATTCCCTCCTTTTGCTATAAAACGATTGTGTTAATTTCTAATATTTTACCATAAAGCTAAGAATTAAAGTTTACAATTCCAATAAAAATACTAAGTATTAAAAAATATAAAGAAGTCATTTAGGTTTTTTAATAAAAATAACTGACATAATTAAATACGCATCTCATATGAGATGCGTATTTAATCACTGCTGTTGCTGTTCTCCGCCTGAATCAGATCCAGCGGAAGAAGAACCACCGTCGTCGCTGCTTTGTTTTTGTCCACCTTGTGTTTCTTCAGCGGCTTTCAAAAGAATGTCTTGAATTTTAGATTGATAAAGAGGGCTATCAAACGTTTCGGTCATAATCTTTTGTAAATAAGTGCGGTATTCCTTACTCTTTAAAACAGTCAGTACTTCTTTTTCCATAGCCGGATCCTTTAAAACATCTTGAAGCATTCCTTGATATTCAGGATCTTTCATCAGTTGTTTGATGACCGTCTTATTTTCTTTTTCCAAACTTTTAGCAAAGCTTTCAGCAAACTTCGGATCATCCATGGCTTTTTTCCAAAATTCCACGCCTTTATCTGATACTAGGGTTTGAGAAATTGTATCTTTTATCGCGTTTTGATCCATTAAAATATCTTGTCTAACAGAAGGGTCTTTCATAATTGCCTCGACTGCTTTTTTTCCTTCATCTGTTTTTAAAATATCAACAACCATTTTCTTTGTTTGATCATAATCCATACCATTGTTCTCTTCATCTTGGGGTGCACAGGCTGTAGCTAAAAGCATACACATTCCTATATAAATGAGGAGCATGAGTCGCTTTTTCATAGTAATGAGCTCCTTTCCTAATATGCTTACGCTTAATATGAGATAATCAAGGTTTTTTATTCATAAAAGAGCTCTAGATTTTTCAAAACGTGATTGGTACAATTTATGAAAAGGTACAATTTTGTAACTTATGGGGGAGATGGAAGTGAATAGTCGAAATTGGGTTCGTCTATTTCTAACCACGTTAGCTGTCGGGGGTATAAGTACAGCTGTTGTTGGGTTTGCGGTGCGCTGGGGGGAATACGGTCACTTATTTCAACAAGGAAAGATAGGAGAAATTGTTGCTGTTTTAACATGGCTCGTAGGCGTAGGGTTTATTTTTAGTTTAATTAGCCAAATGGGTTTTTTTGCATATTTAACTATTCACCGATTTGGGTTGGGAATTTTTAAATCTGCATCTCTTTGGAAATCGGTTCAAATTGTATTTGTTTTATTTGTATTATTTGACGTTGCTTATTTTCGATATAAGTTCTTTCAACAATCGGGAGAAGGCATAGGCAAGTATATTTTGTTAAGCGTTTTCTTGTTAGCGGTGGGGTTGTTAGTGGCGTATGCAAAGAAAAAGCAGACGAATAAAGAGGCTTTTGTACCAGCGCTGTTTTTTATGATTGTTGTAACGACAATTGAATGGTTCCCAGCGCTGCGAACGAACGAAGAAAGCTGGCTTTACCTTATGTTGTTTCCACTTCTAATTTGTAATATGTATCAACTTCTTATTTTGCCGAAACTTCTTACGCACGCAAGAATAGCAAAAGCAGACAAATAGCATATTTGTCTGCTTTTGCTTTCCATATACAGTGGGAATAGATCTTAGCGGATGTCTTTTACTTGGGTTTTTGAATTTGAAATTAATGTTGAAACACTTACGTTTGAGACTTTTTTATTTTGTAATGAATTCTTGATATATGGAATAGCCTTTGCTGTTTGTTGAGCGGAGTCAGACGCGTGCAGCAATATAATATCTCCCCCGTCTAAAGGCTTTGTAACATTCGAGACAATTTTTTCAACCCCTGGATTTGTCCAGTCTTTAGAATCAATGCTCCAGTGAACAGTAGTATATCCTATATCTGCTGTTAATTTTAAGATGTCTTTATTAAATTGCCCATTAGGAGGACGAAGAAGGTGAACATCTTTAAGGCCTAGCGAATCAAAGACTTTCTTTGATTTTGCAAGATCCTGTCTAATCTCATTAGGTTTTAGGCTTGTATAGGAAGTATAGTCATAGCCCATTGTGCCAATTTCGTGACCTTCTTTCTTAATGCGCTCTACAATATCTGGGTGACGTTCAGCCCATGAAGCAGATAAAAAGAAAGTAGCATGTTCAATATGCTGTCTTTTTAGTTCATTCAGAATGGGAATAGCTCTTTCATCTCCCCAGCTGATGTTAAATGTAAGAGCAACTTCCGGATTTTTATCATCCGCCTTATAAACAGCTCTTGGACCGTCATCTGTTGAAAACACGGGGAAGTGAAACGTCTGCTGAGCATAGAGAAAAAAGCTTGTAAAAAACGCAGCAACTACGATAAGCATTGTTTGTTTGATTCTTTTGGCTCGAATAGTATAAAACATATTCATTTTGTCACCTCATTTAATAAGTAGTACTTGTCTAATTTGTATGCGTTTTGTCTACAATTAATAACAGGTAAGGAAAAGAACAACTGATTTTATTTTGATGTTTGAGAATCAATGTCGCAAAAAGTAGGTGAATCAATGAAAATTTGTTTATTTAATCAGGTGGAGTGTTTAGAGTTAGAAGCACTACTTAGAGAAGAAATGAAGAGATCAAACGTTGCTTTTCAACAAAGTTTGAATCATGTAGTTCTTGAACGAAACATTCAAGAGAAGTATCAAATCCTTTCAAAGATCTTGCAAAGGTTCGGTGAAAGCAGGGAAGTAAATAAGATTTTTTGATGAAACGAAAAAAACTTTTCAAAAAGTGTTGACTTTATATAGTACAGATGTTAAATTATTAAATGTCGCTGATGAGTGATTGGAAAACAATCGCAATTCATCAGAAATGAAATATTAAAAAGTTGTTGACAAATGAAAGACAACTTGTTAATATAAAAAAGTCGCCCAAGAGCGGCGGTTGAACTTTGAAAACTGAACAAAGCGACAAACGTCAACGTTAATTTTTATTTTTTTAATTGAGCAAGTCAAACATTTCTTCGGAGAGTTTGATCCTGGCTCAGGATGAACGCTGGCGGCGTGCCTAATACATGCAAGTCGAGCGAACTGATTAGAAGCTTGCTTCTATGACGTTAGCGGCGGACGGGTGAGTAACACGTGGGCAACCTGCCTGTAAGACTGGGATAACTTCGGGAAACCGAAGCTAATACCGGATAGGATCTTCTCCTTCATGGGAGATGATTGAAAGATGGTTTCGGCTATCACTTACAGATGGGCCCGCGGTGCATTAGCTAGTTGGTGAGGTAACGGCTCACCAAGGCAACGATGCATAGCCGACCTGAGAGGGTGATCGGCCACACTGGGACTGAGACACGGCCCAGACTCCTACGGGAGGCAGCAGTAGGGAATCTTCCGCAATGGACGAAAGTCTGACGGAGCAACGCCGCGTGAGTGATGAAGGCTTTCGGGTCGTAAAACTCTGTTGTTAGGGAAGAACAAGTACGAGAGTAACTGCTCGTACCTTGACGGTACCTAACCAGAAAGCCACGGCTAACTACGTGCCAGCAGCCGCGGTAATACGTAGGTGGCAAGCGTTATCCGGAATTATTGGGCGTAAAGCGCGCGCAGGCGGTTTCTTAAGTCTGATGTGAAAGCCCACGGCTCAACCGTGGAGGGTCATTGGAAACTGGGGAACTTGAGTGCAGAAGAGAAAAGCGGAATTCCACGTGTAGCGGTGAAATGCGTAGAGATGTGGAGGAACACCAGTGGCGAAGGCGGCTTTTTGGTCTGTAACTGACGCTGAGGCGCGAAAGCGTGGGGAGCAAACAGGATTAGATACCCTGGTAGTCCACGCCGTAAACGATGAGTGCTAAGTGTTAGAGGGTTTCCGCCCTTTAGTGCTGCAGCTAACGCATTAAGCACTCCGCCTGGGGAGTACGGTCGCAAGACTGAAACTCAAAGGAATTGACGGGGCCCGCACAAGCGGTGGAGCATGTGGTTTAATTCGAAGCAACGCGAAGAACCTTACCAGGTCTTGACATCCTCTGACAACTCTAGAGATAGAGCGTTCCCCTTCGGGGGACAGAGTGACAGGTGGTGCATGGTTGTCGTCAGCTCGTGTCGTGAGATGTTGGGTTAAGTCCCGCAACGAGCGCAACCCTTGATCTTAGTTGCCAGCATTTAGTTGGGCACTCTAAGGTGACTGCCGGTGACAAACCGGAGGAAGGTGGGGATGACGTCAAATCATCATGCCCCTTATGACCTGGGCTACACACGTGCTACAATGGATGGTACAAAGGGCTGCAAGACCGCGAGGTCAAGCCAATCCCATAAAACCATTCTCAGTTCGGATTGTAGGCTGCAACTCGCCTACATGAAGCTGGAATCGCTAGTAATCGCGGATCAGCATGCCGCGGTGAATACGTTCCCGGGCCTTGTACACACCGCCCGTCACACCACGAGAGTTTGTAACACCCGAAGTCGGTGGAGTAACCGTAAGGAGCTAGCCGCCTAAGGTGGGACAGATGATTGGGGTGAAGTCGTAACAAGGTAGCCGTATCGGAAGGTGCGGCTGGATCACCTCCTTTCTAAGGATTTTTATAAGACGTACGTTTTGATACTTTGTTCAGTTTTGAGGGTTCAATCTCTCAATTATAGAAAGCATACTACTTTCTTCTTATTAGATTAAGAAGAATTTTGGTTGCGATTGTTCTTTGAAAACTAGATAACAGTAATTGCTGAGGAAAAGTGAAACTTTTCTTTAATCAAACCAATAAATAACACAACAGTATGTTGTACCATTTATTCGCTAATGGTTAAGTTAGAAAGGGCGCACGGTGAATGCCTTGGCACTAGGAGCCGATGAAGGACGGGACTAACACCGATATGCTTCGGGGAGCTGTAAGTGAGCTTTGATCCGGAGATTTCCGAATGGGGAAACCCACTGTTCGTAATGGAACAGTATCTTTATCTGAATACATAGGATATTGAAGGCAGACCCGGGGAACTGAAACATCTAAGTACCCGGAGGAAGAGAAAGCAAATGCGATTTCCTGAGTAGCGGCGAGCGAAACGGAATTAGCCCAAACCAAGAGGCTTGCCTCTTGGGGTTGTAGGACACTCTATACGGAGTTACAAAGGAACGAAGTAAATGAAGCGACCTGGAAAGGTCCGTCGAAGAAGGT
This genomic interval carries:
- the pdaB gene encoding polysaccharide deacetylase family sporulation protein PdaB — translated: MNMFYTIRAKRIKQTMLIVVAAFFTSFFLYAQQTFHFPVFSTDDGPRAVYKADDKNPEVALTFNISWGDERAIPILNELKRQHIEHATFFLSASWAERHPDIVERIKKEGHEIGTMGYDYTSYTSLKPNEIRQDLAKSKKVFDSLGLKDVHLLRPPNGQFNKDILKLTADIGYTTVHWSIDSKDWTNPGVEKIVSNVTKPLDGGDIILLHASDSAQQTAKAIPYIKNSLQNKKVSNVSVSTLISNSKTQVKDIR
- the gerD gene encoding spore germination lipoprotein GerD; translation: MKKRLMLLIYIGMCMLLATACAPQDEENNGMDYDQTKKMVVDILKTDEGKKAVEAIMKDPSVRQDILMDQNAIKDTISQTLVSDKGVEFWKKAMDDPKFAESFAKSLEKENKTVIKQLMKDPEYQGMLQDVLKDPAMEKEVLTVLKSKEYRTYLQKIMTETFDSPLYQSKIQDILLKAAEETQGGQKQSSDDGGSSSAGSDSGGEQQQQ
- a CDS encoding KinB-signaling pathway activation protein, with product MNSRNWVRLFLTTLAVGGISTAVVGFAVRWGEYGHLFQQGKIGEIVAVLTWLVGVGFIFSLISQMGFFAYLTIHRFGLGIFKSASLWKSVQIVFVLFVLFDVAYFRYKFFQQSGEGIGKYILLSVFLLAVGLLVAYAKKKQTNKEAFVPALFFMIVVTTIEWFPALRTNEESWLYLMLFPLLICNMYQLLILPKLLTHARIAKADK
- a CDS encoding LysR family transcriptional regulator, whose amino-acid sequence is MEFRVIKTFQTIVRLGSFQLAAEYLKYSQPTITLHIQKLESELGFKLLERGKSIKLTEAGKIFYERANILLKEYEYLNNTLKDYSTGEAGTIRIGAAEPTASSRLPSILSLFKKRYPNTEISLLVADEKHLHQHIRNQEIDFAIGTVSESFRDIEFEALLTEKLVLLLPFNHALTKRKTIFAKDLIHETLITAGQSSVQKKIEQLIFERTGQLPAKVQLGTISTLQHFVKENLGIAVVPQISATLPPDQVVVKTIHDLHEGPAIGILKHQSHTVSTAGKTFLALLKQNLAFDLKKAQIELSV
- a CDS encoding P-loop NTPase; translated protein: MLTEKQVKEVVGEITDPFLNKKLSETDAIKEITIKAEKQHISLKIAVAKTGTSEQLSLQGTIVEGLKKAGVQSVGLRFVEFTPEELQQYRAEQPNTGNLLTSPNAPEFIAIASGKGGVGKSTVSVNLAVSLARLGKKVGLIDADIYGFSVPDMMGITQRPVVEGEKIIPVDRFGVKVISMGFFVEDNSPVIWRGPMLGKMLTSFFTEVEWGELDYLLLDLPPGTGDVALDVHSMLPACKEVIITTPHPTAAFVAARAGAMALKTDHEVIGVVENMAYFESQLTGEKEYVFGKGGGPKLAEELQTELLGQLPLSQPDWNEEDFAPSIYDESHRLGQIYGEIASKIAFICENEKAATGK